TAGCAGTTAAATATCGTATGTTATGTAAATGAGCGTACAATACCTAAGCTATGCTTGTattctaaatatatattactataagtcATAAGTTATTTATGTTGAAAGTTCGCCCTGCCCCgccttaaaataatagtaatcaGCTTACAGTAAGCTGAACCTTGCttgtattttaaataaatattccaCCAGTTATTTGTTTGCTTATTTTATGGTTAATTACTATTACATAAGCTAGGTTTACTCTCTACATGTAGGTAATTGTTATGACCTAGTCCCTTGTAACAGTTAAACCCCCTTTAAGCGACTGCTTCCGTCTCAGTAATTGCTACAATTGCggttattggcctaatcttttgccctgtttggcttaacggCATAACGAATTGTTACAGTAATAGGTCTTTAGGAGGTGCTGGCGGTTGGTCCTGCGTTTGCTATATATTTTGAATTAAAAGACAAGGGGTTTTATTTGTGCTGCTTGTATCTTAATCTGAGGAGTTGGGAGAAGGGGAATGCCGTAGAGGTAGAGGCCTGTGTCATTTACTACATTTAGTTACTGAAACTCTTTGTGTTCCTTAATGTCTAATAGGTAGCCTCAGTGTCTGATGCTGTTGGTATACTCTTTAGCCGGTACTTCTGGTAGAAAGGGACGGGTCATGCGGCATTGGACAAAGCTTCATTAAGGTCTTGGCATGTAGGGACTTGCAGCGGTTGCGGGCGTCGTGCCGGAACCTCTTGTGGTATTCCTTGAAGTCTCTATGGTCTAATTGCTTGACGAGAAGCCAATGGAGGATGGTATTCCACCAGTTATATCTTCATAGTAAAAATCTGCTCCGCCTTACTGCAAGGGCAACGTATATATAAACAACTGCTTTCACGTTATAATTTGAACTCTTGAATAATAACCACCGCAAACAAGCCAAACATCAATCACAACCTTACATATTTACTCATTATAAACTTTTCCAACATGAAGTCCATTCTGGCTATCCTTACGCTCGCTGTTGGCCTTGCCAGTGCCGACACTTTAACCATTGAGCTACACGCCGGCAGTTGCTCTGATACTGCTTTCCAAACCTTCACAATTGGAAATGTTGGTGAATGCCACCCTGCTCATGAAGCATTCAACTTTTATGTCCAGCGCAACATCGCCCAGAGTTTCTTTGGCCGCAATCTTGGAATCCGGGCATTCCGTAACGGCGACTGCACTGGCCCATTCAGCACCAACTCGTTGTCTAATGCTCGCTCTTGCGTTTCAGCTGAAGGCGCTAGCTTTATGCTCACGAACATAAACTAAGGGTGGGAAATATAGGACCAGGAGGCTCTGTTCTTGGCATGTTGGAAAAACAGAGCAAAAAGAATGGAAGGGAAAAGCAGATCAATGGAACTACCTGTACATAAAGAACAGTTATGTAGGAATTAGTGAAATCA
The Trichoderma asperellum chromosome 7, complete sequence DNA segment above includes these coding regions:
- a CDS encoding uncharacterized protein (EggNog:ENOG41~antiSMASH:Cluster_7.8~SECRETED:SignalP(1-17)); translation: MKSILAILTLAVGLASADTLTIELHAGSCSDTAFQTFTIGNVGECHPAHEAFNFYVQRNIAQSFFGRNLGIRAFRNGDCTGPFSTNSLSNARSCVSAEGASFMLTNIN